TCTGGGGCGAGCTGCGAGGCGAGGCCCTCACGCACGGCTGCGTCCTGCTCCAGCAGCCGCTCGTCGGTGAGGTCGGTGGGCAGGTCCGCACAGGCCGTCACCAGGGGCAGGTCCAGGGCGCGGCGGGTCATGCCGGCGCCTGCCGGTAGTGCTCACGCAGAAGGGCCGCGACGGCGGCGCGGTGGTTCGGGGGCAGCGCGGCGAGTTGACCTTCCCACCACGCGCGCAGTTCGGCACTCAGTTCTCGCATGGTTCTATGCTGCCGAACTCATCATCTACTCATGTGACCATCTATAAGGGGACTACAGACGCTAAAGCCTTCTTATCGTAATCAGGGCCTAGAGGAATTGAGCGTTTATGCTGGGCTCTATGGCAACAGACGCCTCCGCCACTCAGACACTCGATTCAGAAGAAGCAAACATCTCCTCGAATACTCAGATCCAAGCACTTAAGCATCAGATTGAACAGCTTCAAGCGGCGTTGGATCAAGCAACTGCCCTCTTTCAGAAAAGTCCAGGCATAGCTTTTTTGCTGAACGCACATGGAAGAATCTTAGACTTGAATATGCAGGCAGTTTATCTTCTCCAGGCTTCTCCTCAAGAACTGATCGGCCGCAATCTGAGTTTAATTTTGGAACCTTCTTCACAAGCTTCTTTCACCTTTATGTTAAAAAAAGTATTTAGAGAGGGTATTCAACAGACAAGTGAGATTCGTCTACTCACTTTACAGGGTCGTACATTGGAAATGACCGCACAAGCGTCTTTGCACTCTAAAGATGGTGAAGCATCATATTGTCATTTAGTCTTGACGGATATTACTCAATTTACTTCATCTCATCGCGTCCTGCTTGACCGTCAAGTCTCTCAAGAAAACCATATTCAAGAACAAGGTCTTAAAATTAGACAGATTCACGAAGAATTTGAAAATGCCCTTAGGCTGTCTGCCAAGGCTTTAGGAGATTCTTTTAGCCAAGTAAAAGATTCGTTTAGTCTTTCACACATACATCCAGAAGTACCAGACTACATAAAAGATACGGAAAATGCCTTTCAGAAAACTCAAAATCTGTTGGAGTCTCTCGAAACATATATAAAAATACGTTTCATCAATTTCCAAATGCGTAGCGTGAACTTGAATGATGTTCTCAAAAAGATAATTAGAGATTTAAAACCCCAGCTAGAAGATCGAGATGTCCAAATTACAGCTGATTCTCTCCCCATCTTACAGGGTGACAATCAAGTGTTTTATATTATTCTAAATGAATACATTACAAATGCTCTAAAATTTACTCGGATACGCCAAACTACTCGAATTCATATCCTTGTCAAAGAAATGGAAACGGAATATTTCATTGGCGTAGAGGACAACGGCATAGGCTTCAGTCAGCGGCATAAAAATAAAATTTTCCAACTATTCGGCAGGATACATTCAGAACCACTTTATGAAGGAACAGGTCTAGGTCTTGCAGTCGTTCGCCGGCTCTGTGAAAGATTTAAAGGCAGAGCATGGGGCGAAGGTAAAATAGATGAAGGATCGACCTTCTGGTTTGCTTGGCCTAAATCGTCAACGAAGAGTGGTAATACTCGTATATGAACTATTAATATAAATACACCGCCTGGAGCAGTCTTCTGCTACGTTTAAATCAGATCGTTATTACTTATGGTGCAGATAACATAGATCAGATAGAATCTTTCAAATCCCATCCTGAGCATAGGACAGGTCGGCGAACATCACGAACTGGCTGTTGTAGCTCACCTTCACCGTCCCCACCGGCCCATTGCGCTGCTTCCCGATGATGATCTCCGCGACCCCCTGGTCGGCCGTATTCGGGTCGTAGTACTCATCGCGGTAGATGAACATCACGGTGTCCGCATCCTGCTCCACCGCGCCCGACTCACGCAGATCCGACAGCACGGGGCGGTGGTTCGGGCGCTGTTCGACCGCCCGCGAGAGCTGCGAGAGCACCACGATGGGAATGTTCAGCTCACGCGCCAGCTTCTTCAGGTTCCGGCTGATGGCACTGACTTCCAGCGTCCGGTTCATCCCCAATCGCCCGCTCGTGCTATCGGCCTCCACCAACTGCAGGTAGTCCAGGAACAGCACGTCGCACTTCCCCGCCGCGTGAAGCCGCCAGGCACGCCGGGCAATCCCCGTGCCGGTCTGATCACTGCTGTCGAAGTACTCGATGGGCAGTGCCGCGAGCGCTGGTGCCGCCTTGGCCAGGCTGCGAGGCGAGGCCCTCGCGCACGGCAGCGTCCTGCTCCAGCAGCCGCTCATCGGTGAGGTCGGTGGGCAGGGCGGCACAGGCCGTCATCAGGGGCAGGTCCAGGGCACGGCGGGTCATGCTGGCGCTTGGTCGCGGTAGTGCTCGCGCAGGAGGGCCGCGCCGCCGTCGCGGCGGGTCGGGTCGGGGAGAGCGCGGCGAGTTGACCCTCCCACCACGCGCGCAGTTCGGCACTCAGTCCTCGCATGGTTCCATGCTGCTGGAACCGTCATTTCCTCATGTTGCTCATGGAAAACCAACCGGAGGACAGGGCTAAGGCTACTGGGTGATGGGGATGAGTTCAGCAGTCGAGAAGTGCTGCAACGTCATCTGAGAGGGAGCACCAGTTCAACAGGCTCCATCCCCTGGTCTCGTCAGGAAAATATCTATTTGCGCTTTTCTTGGGTCAAGCCAGACTTGCATCAACTACTCGCTTCAGAGCGCGAAGGTCTCGTTGATTCTACGGGTGGAAATCTGCCGCTCAATGTCCCTGACTCGGCGAGAGACTCGGTACCCGAGGTCATACACGCCCATCAGGGTGATAAACATCTCCTGCACCCAGGCGTTATCTTTTCATGATGAATTTTGCTAAAACGAAAATATCACTTATAACTCTTTTGACATTCTCTTTTGCAAGTGGAGAATGTGTAGATAAGATGGATCCTAGTTATGACTGGATGGTCAATCAGTCAAGACTTCCGCCCGCATTGTCTATGCCTAAGAGTTTTACGATTGACTTTTTGGACAAAGGAACTATTCTAAAGAAAAGGGAGTTCTTTAAATTTAATAAAGACAAGATAGCTAAATACGTTTCTTACACTGGAAATGAAAAGATAAGCATTAATTACCAGCAAAATGGAAAAGACATGCTGGAAGGAAAGGGGCAGGTTACAAAAAGTAAAACTTCCTCTAGAGAAGTTACGCCACAATCAATGTCCAATTTAGATTCAAAAGAAAGAACAAATGCAGATTTCAGAAAAGTTTATATTAGACTAGAAGACGATGGATTTATCTTTAATGCAAATCTGTTAAATGAACAGTCTGTTGAGTGGAGATATAACACTCAAGGTCTGATGATAATGACTAAGGAGGGAAAGTGGCTAAATACTGTAATAGCTAAATTTGACGATAAATGTAGAATTGTAGGGATTTATGATAGCTCAGATGAAAGCGAAGCAAGAAACGTTTATAATTATAAATCTACAAGTACTGATAAAAGAATGGAGTATGTTGCTCCTCAACCCGGTGGCGACCAAGATGGGTTTTTTATTTTTAATGAAAGCGGTCTTCTAGAGAGAAACTTTTTTACTTTTTCAGAAGGAACTGCTGATTTTATGTACAAATACGATCAATATAATAATTGGACCGAACAAGTTTATAAGGAAAATGGAAAGTTAACCTTACGCATAGTTCGTACCTTAGAGTATTAGGTTAAAAAATATTTGATTACAAAATTTGACTCTGAAGAATCACTTCAAATCCCATCCTGGGCATAGGACAGATCGGCGAACATCACGAACTGGCTGTTGTAGCTCACCTTCACCGTGCCCACCGGCCCGTTGCGCTGCTTCCCGATGATGATCTCCGCGACCCCCTGGTCCGCCGTGTTCGGGTCGTAGTACTCATCGCGGTAGATGAACATCACGGTATCCGCATCCTGCTCCACCGCGCCCGATTCACGCAGGTCCGACAGCACGGGGCGGTGGTTCGGGCGCTGCTCGACCGCCCGCGAGAGCTGCGAGAGCACCACGATGGGAATGTTCAGCTCGCGCGCCAGCTTCTTCAGGTTCCGGCTGATGGCACTGACTTCCAGCGTCCGGTTCATCCCCGATCGCCCGCTCGTGCTGTCGACCTCCACCAGCTGCAGGTAGTCCAGGAACAGCACGTCGCACTTCCCCGCCGCGTGAAGCCGCCGGGCACGCCGGGCAATCCCCGTGCCGGTCTGATCACTGCTGTCGAAGTACTCAATGGGCAGTGCCGCGAGGGCCGGTGCGGCCTTCGCCAGGCGCAGGTGGTCCCGCTCGTTCAGGGCTCCCGTGCGGACCTTCTGCATGTCCACCCGCGCGGCCGTCGCCAGCGAGCGCAAGGCGAGCTGTTTGGCGTCCATCTCCAGGCTGCACACCACAGCCCGCTTCCCACTGCGGGCGGCGTTCTGCATCCACTGGTAACCCATCGCCGTCTTGCCCATCGCTGGGCGTGCCGCGAGCACGTACAGCGCGCCCGGCTCCAGGCCCACGATCTCCGCGTCGAGATCCCGCAGGCCCGTGCCGATGGCCTCGACCGGCCCGCGCCCGATGATCTCCAGGGCCTGGGCGATGGCCGTCTCCTGCGAGATGGACTCGGTGGATGCGCCCTGCGGCTCCAGGGGCAGCGCGATCTGCGAGGCCAGCGTGGCGAGGTCTTCGAGCGCCAGGTCGCCCTCGGTCGCGTGCCGGATCAGGTCGGTTGCTCGGCGGATGGCCTGCCGCCGCCCAAGCAGCTCGCCCAGGGTCAGCGCGTACTGGGGCGCGTAGGCCCCGGTCGCCTCCTGTGCGGCCACGCCGGTCAGGTAGTTCATGTTCACCCACGTCGAGAAGCCCAGCTCCTCGGCGCGGCCCAGGATCAGCCCGTAGTCGTCCACGGGCTTGCCCGTGGCATGGAGGTCGGCCATCGTGTCGCGCAGGTGCCGCCCGGCCTGGCTGTGGAAGGCCTCGCTGGGGAGGGCCAGCACTTCCGGCCAGGCCAACTCCGGGTCGATGAACACGCTGGAGAGCAGGCGTTCTTCGACCCCGACGTTACTGGGCAGGGGGCGGGCAGCGGTGTCGGGCAGGCTCACAGGATCACCTCGACGTGGGCATGGAACGAGGGCGGAATGAGCGGGGTGGCGTCGCTGTCGGTGACCAGGGTGCCGTTCGGGCTGACGCTGAGGATGATCATCTCCTGCCCGCCGTAACGCACCCGCTGGTCCTCAGCGAAGGCTGGCCCGCCCTCGCCGCCGGCCGCCGCGCCGCCGGGCCGGGCGGAACTTTTGGCCTTCGCCTCGATTCCGGTCTTCATGCGTGCCTGGAGCGCAGCCTGTGGGTGAGCGAAGCTGCCCAGGGTCAGGATGTTTTCTGCTGCCTCGCGCAGCAGGTCCGCGTGCCCTTCGCGGACCCACCGGGCCCACACGGCCTGCTGCCGAGCCTGGGTGACGGGGGCGGCTTTGGCTTCACTGGTCCAGTCGTTCCAAAGATTTCCAAGATCAGCACCAACAACAACATCTTCGTCGTGAGTGCCTTCGCTCAGGCCAGCGCTGATGGTGTTGATGTTGTTACGTATAGTCTTAGATAAGGAATAAATATCTTTTTCTTTATGGGTCGCATTTTGCGACCCCCCCTCTTCACGGGGCTCGGGGGTGGGGGTCGCAAAATGCGACGGCCCAAAACACGGCGTTTCTGCGGGGGGGTCGCATTTTGCGACGGCCTCAAACACGGTGTTTTCCTGGGGGGGGTCGCATTTTGCGACAGCGGCCGAATCGGCGTTTTCCTGGCGGCGGCGCATGGCCGGGGCGGCGTGTTTCGTGGGCCGTTCGGCCGGGCGGCCCCGGATCAGGAGGCGGGTCATGCTCACGAGCTGCATCCCGCCGGCCGTGTGCGCGTGGTCGCGGCTGATGAAGCCGTCCTCTTCCAAGTTCGCCAGCTGGCGGATCACGGTGCTCTTGTCCTTGTCGATCATCTCGGCGAGGACCTCGATGGGCGTCCGGGTCTGCCCCCGGTCGTCTGCGAGATCCGCCAACGCCAACAGGAGCAACTTGCCCTTGCCGACGCTCTGCTGCCAGGCCCAGCCGGTGGCGTAGCTGCTCATAGCGCCACGCTCGTCGAGAGGGCGTTCAGGGGGGTGCGGGTCAGGTTCAGGCACAGCATGAAGGGACTCCTTCGCGTCCCTGGGGTGTGCGAACCCCGTCCGGCACATTGACCGGACACGCACACCCGCGTAAAGTGTGCGTAAGGCGAACGCCTCCGCTTGGCAAAGCGGTGACAATCTCGGTAGATTCGGGTTTCTTTAGCCCCCAGACACGGTTTCGTAGACCAACTCTGGGGGTTTCCCGTTGGACGGATACACGTCGGCCAGCGGAAGTACCCTGAGCATAGCAGCCTGCATGACGTTTCGCGTTGGGGGCTGAGCGGGTCATCAGGCGGCCTGACCTACCGTGCGGGCCGCCTGCCGGAGCAGGTGGTTCAGGATGGGCGCGAGCTTGCTCACAGCCGGGCTTCTCGCTCTGCCTGCTGGCGTAGCTTCTTGGCCTTCTTGCCCATGTCGGCCGTCAGCGTGACGCTCTGGCCGCCGCTGGTCAGGGTGACGCTCTCCACACCCGGCAGGTCCGTCAGCTTCTCGACGAGGCTGCCTTCCGGCTCCTCTTCGTGCAGGGGGGCGGCGTCGCTCAGGGCGATCAGGATGCGGGCGACGTAGGGTTGCCCGACTTCCAGGAGCACGCGCTGGCCTTCCAGGCTGGTCAGTTCAAGCCCGGCTTCCTTCGTGGTGTGGGAGAACGCGCTGCGGATGGCGGACACGAACTTCAGGTCGAAGCTGAAGGTGCTCTCCTCGACCGCTGCGCCCTCGAAGGGGGCGTGCACGTCGGGCAGGGGCACCGTGTCGGGCGCCTCGCCCTCTTCGGTGTCGTACTCGAAGGCGGGTACCCGCACGAGGCCGTCCGGGCTGAGCAGGGTGCCGGTGGCCTGCTCGAGGAGGACGTACTTGCCCTTGACGTACTTGAACAGGGTCTTGATGTGTTCGGAGGGGTAGACGCGGTACTGGTCGCCGATCTTGGGCGGGAACAGGTCGCCCTCGCCTTCGAGCAGGGCAGGGGTGAGCATGGCGCTGTAGCCGTCGCTGGCGAACCAGTGGGGCTTGCCGTGCAGGTCGAAGAGGAACACGGCCGCGTTGCTCCAGGCCAGCTTGTCGCTGCTGTTCGTGAACTGGTACAGGGGCGGCTGGGCGGTCAGGGGCAGGCCGGTGGGGGGTTCTTTCCTGGGCATCGTGGGTCCTCCTGGGGGCTTCGTGTTCGAGGTCGTCGAGGTAGGTCTCTCCGGCGGGGGTGAGGGCGTACTGGTGGGCGCGGCCGGCGTGGCCGACGACCACCAGCCACCCGGCTTTGACGAGGCGGCCGAGGGCGGTGCTGCGGGCGCGGCGGCAACGGAGCCAGGGCCAGCGGGCCTGGACGCGGGCGAGGAGCTCGCCGGCGGTTTGTCCGGCGGCGCAGGCGGCGCGCAGGAGCAGGTGGGGCAGCTCGCCGGGGAGAAGGGCGACTTCGGTCATCTGAGGGCCTCCCCAGGGAAACGAACCTCTATGCTCTCCCCATGCGGTTGTCCGTGCCTGTGCAGGTCGTTCTGGCGTTGGTGCTGGTCGCCATTCTCATTGCTCTGGACGTCACCGTCTGGCCTCATGCCATGAGTACGGCCATAGGACTGGCCGTCGTCGGTCAGATGATCTGGGGCTGGCGTCAGGGGAAACGCAAAGAAGTCGGACAGGTGCTGTTGCTGATGCTGTTCGCGGCCGCGCTGTTCTTCGGTGCCGACTACATCGAGTCCACGCGCACGCCCTGAGTGCTCGTCTGGGCGCGTTTCCGTCTTGCTGGTCGGCATGCAGAAAAAGGCCCGACCCGCTAGCGTGATCTCCCAGGCCTGAGCTGCGTGGCCGCTCGCGTCGGTGCGGGTGACGGCCTGAGCCTGTCCGGCGCTCGCCACGTAGGTCAGGAAGGCGGCGGCGCGCTGGGGGGTGACGGCGAGCTGCCGGGCCAGCTCGTGGGTGGTCAGGGGGCCGTAGGCGGCCAGGGGTTCGAGGACCACGGCGTTGAGGGTGGCCACGCGCGCCTTGGGCTTCATGCCCCGGCGCAAGGGCGTGCGCTGGCGGGCGAGCTCGGCGCGGCCGGCGGTCGTGACGGTGAGGTGGTCGGGGTGCAGGTAGCCCAGGAGGATGAGTTGGCGCACGACGCGGTTGTGGCGCTCAGGCGAGTAGCGGACGCCGCCGGCCGCGCACACGGCCGCGTACAGCTCGGCTTCGGTCTGGGCTTGGGCGTGTGCGGTCGCCAGGACCAGGGCGGGCAGGTCGCCGCGCTTGAGCTCTCCGGGGTGGCAGCTCACAGCGCGCCTGCCTTCAGGACGGCCTTCAGGGCGCGTTTGCCGGCGCAGGTGCGCTCGTAGGCCACGTCGCCGCCGCGCAGGGTCGAGACGAGGTGCCCGGCGCTGAGGGCGGCCAGGACACTGCCACCAGACATGGGCGTGTTAGGAATACTGGTGTGTTGGACTGCGATTACCGGCAGATCGTTGCTGAAGCAGAGGCTGCTTGGGCGGCTTACCGGATGAGGGTGCAGCAGGACATCACTTGTGGGGCATTGACGCTGGCGGCAGGGGCGGCGTTGCAGAGTGAGCGGAATAAGGCGGCTTGGTTGCGCCAATATCTGGCTCAACGCCAGGTCCTGAAGTTGTAGACGCAGCGGCATTAGCGCACCACCTGGAAGCGGTAGGCGCAGGGGGCGCCGTGGCCGGTGGGGATGGCCTGGGCGCGGCCGGTGTCGACCAGGTGCCAGAGCACGGTGCTGCCGGTCTGCCAGCGGCTGCCGCTGCGGGCGCAGGCTTCGGGGTGCGTAAGGCCGTCCGGCGTGGCCTGGAGGGCGAGGAGCACAAGCTCAGGCGTGCACTTCTTGGTGCCGTCAGCGCGAGGCATCAGCGGGCCGCCTGGGGTAAGGAGGAAGGACGCGGCGAGGTCGAGCATGATGTTGCCCTCTGGGGCGGGATACTGAAGGGAGGTGAAATATGAAAGTTCAAGTTCAAGCGAAGCAGTTGCTCTACACGGGGGAACTGGTGAATGGTGGGGAGGATGGACAACTCGGCGAAACCCTGCGTCTGGAGGCGGGGTTTAGTCGAGTGGTCGTCCTGAAGAACGCAGTAGCTGTGGGGTTGGGAGGAACACGGCGGCACACCCTGCTGGTGATTGACGGTGCCGAAGTTCTGTCCATTGGGATTCCTGACGAGGAAGCGGATTCGGCGGCCGAGGCGACAGATGCGGAGAGCAGGCGACAGGAGGCGCAACGGCGGGAGTCCAATCGGCCCCGCTCGTAAACCTGAGCCGTGATGCGCTCCCGGAGGGCATCCACTCAATGCAAAAGAGGCGATGTGGCGCTCGTGGACCTGCTGGCGCTTGTGCAGGTTCTGCGCCGACCCCATGTAGATCCGGCCGGTGCTCCGACTCTGGACCGCGTAGACCACAGCGGTAGGGATACGTCTACTCCAGAGCCAAAGAGATGGAACACGGGTGGCCGGGTGAGTGGGCAGGGCCTTCTGGGCGTAGGGTGACCCATGGTGACGCAGAAACCGCAAGTGATTCAGCAGCAGAGTCTCGCCCGAAAAGGTAATGCTGAGTTGACCGCTTCGTTCCTGGACAAGGACCGTTACCGCTACAGACAGGGAGCAGCGCTGACCGTCGAGTTGCACAACAGAGGTGCGCTGGCCTTTAAGGTCCGGGGCGTCGATGTGGCCTGGAGAGACCGTGCCGGGGTGCCGCGACAGCTGCACCTGTTGTGGACGGGAGGGCTTGCCT
The sequence above is drawn from the Deinococcus sp. Leaf326 genome and encodes:
- a CDS encoding Lrp/AsnC family transcriptional regulator, yielding MPEPDPHPPERPLDERGAMSSYATGWAWQQSVGKGKLLLLALADLADDRGQTRTPIEVLAEMIDKDKSTVIRQLANLEEDGFISRDHAHTAGGMQLVSMTRLLIRGRPAERPTKHAAPAMRRRQENADSAAVAKCDPPQENTVFEAVAKCDPPAETPCFGPSHFATPTPEPREEGGSQNATHKEKDIYSLSKTIRNNINTISAGLSEGTHDEDVVVGADLGNLWNDWTSEAKAAPVTQARQQAVWARWVREGHADLLREAAENILTLGSFAHPQAALQARMKTGIEAKAKSSARPGGAAAGGEGGPAFAEDQRVRYGGQEMIILSVSPNGTLVTDSDATPLIPPSFHAHVEVIL
- a CDS encoding DnaB-like helicase C-terminal domain-containing protein; this translates as MAKAAPALAALPIEYFDSSDQTGTGIARRAWRLHAAGKCDVLFLDYLQLVEADSTSGRLGMNRTLEVSAISRNLKKLARELNIPIVVLSQLSRAVEQRPNHRPVLSDLRESGAVEQDADTVMFIYRDEYYDPNTADQGVAEIIIGKQRNGPVGTVKVSYNSQFVMFADLSYAQDGI
- a CDS encoding ATP-binding protein, which codes for MATDASATQTLDSEEANISSNTQIQALKHQIEQLQAALDQATALFQKSPGIAFLLNAHGRILDLNMQAVYLLQASPQELIGRNLSLILEPSSQASFTFMLKKVFREGIQQTSEIRLLTLQGRTLEMTAQASLHSKDGEASYCHLVLTDITQFTSSHRVLLDRQVSQENHIQEQGLKIRQIHEEFENALRLSAKALGDSFSQVKDSFSLSHIHPEVPDYIKDTENAFQKTQNLLESLETYIKIRFINFQMRSVNLNDVLKKIIRDLKPQLEDRDVQITADSLPILQGDNQVFYIILNEYITNALKFTRIRQTTRIHILVKEMETEYFIGVEDNGIGFSQRHKNKIFQLFGRIHSEPLYEGTGLGLAVVRRLCERFKGRAWGEGKIDEGSTFWFAWPKSSTKSGNTRI
- a CDS encoding DnaB-like helicase C-terminal domain-containing protein; translation: MSLPDTAARPLPSNVGVEERLLSSVFIDPELAWPEVLALPSEAFHSQAGRHLRDTMADLHATGKPVDDYGLILGRAEELGFSTWVNMNYLTGVAAQEATGAYAPQYALTLGELLGRRQAIRRATDLIRHATEGDLALEDLATLASQIALPLEPQGASTESISQETAIAQALEIIGRGPVEAIGTGLRDLDAEIVGLEPGALYVLAARPAMGKTAMGYQWMQNAARSGKRAVVCSLEMDAKQLALRSLATAARVDMQKVRTGALNERDHLRLAKAAPALAALPIEYFDSSDQTGTGIARRARRLHAAGKCDVLFLDYLQLVEVDSTSGRSGMNRTLEVSAISRNLKKLARELNIPIVVLSQLSRAVEQRPNHRPVLSDLRESGAVEQDADTVMFIYRDEYYDPNTADQGVAEIIIGKQRNGPVGTVKVSYNSQFVMFADLSYAQDGI